GGACCAGGCGCTCCATCAAGGCCGGTGCCAACAGGGCGTTGAGGTTGTGCAGCATTAGGGAGATTGTAGGCAAAGCACCGCCCACCTCAGGGACTGGCACCGGAACAGTCACGAATATCGACCAAAATGATCGGTTTAGGTCGCTGCACAATGCTGTGGCGGTCACCCACACAATAAAAGCAGGCGACCGACGCTCATTGGCAGACCGTCGCCCGAAAACTCCTCGGATGTTCGACTCAAGAAGCAATCGCAGTTTCAGTACCGCCCCGCCGTCGGTCACCAGCCTGATCGCCACCTTGCTCGAGCCGGCGATCACGGTGCTGGTCTACCTGGCGGCCATGGCCTGGGAGGGCGAGGAAGTTGGCCGCGCCGACCTGACGCTGTGCTTCCTGGTGATCGCCCTCACCTGGCCGGGCATCAACCGCTTCGGCGACCGGCTGTCGAATGCCGCGGTGGGCGTGCTCAGTTCGTGGATCACGCTGCTGGCCATCCTGGCGGCCTTTGGCTACGGCACGCGCAGCCTCGACTTCTTCGATCAGAACGTGCTGATGTTCTGGGCCGTGGTGACGCCGGTGCTGCAACTGCTGGCCGTGCGCAGCGGCTACCTGCTGCTGCGCCAGCAGTCGGCCCTGCCGCACAACCGGCGCCAGGCGGTGGTGATCGGCGCCGGCGCACTGGGCGTGAAGGTCGCGCGCTCGGTGCAATCGGCCGCGGTGCAGGGCATCGACGTGGTCGGCTTCTTCGATGACCGCACCCATGAGCGGGTGCATGCCGAGGTGGGCGAGCGCCGCGTCGGCTGCCTGAAGGACGCCGCCCCCTTCATCCGCGCCAACGGCGTGAAGGACGTCTACATCACGCTGCCGCTGGGCTCGCAGCCGCGCATCATCGAGCTGCTGCAGGAGCTGCAGGGCACCACGGCCTCGATCTATTTCGTGCCCGACGTGTTTGGCATCAGCATCATCCAGGGCCGGCTGCAGGACATCGGCGGCGTGCCGATGGTGGGCCTCACCGAGACCCCGTTCACCGGCACCAACCGGCTGATCAAGCGCATCAGCGACATCGTGCTGGCCTTGCTCATCCTGGTGCTGATCTCGCCGCTGATGGCCGCGGTGGCCATCGGCGTGAAGCTCAGCTCGCCCGGGCCGGCCGTGTTCAAGCAGCGCCGCAACGGCCTCGATGGCGAGGAGATCATCGTCTACAAGTTCCGCTCGATGCGGGCCATGGACAACGGCACCGTGGTCAAGCAGGCCACCAAGGGCGACCCGCGCATCACGCCCTTCGGCGCCTTCATCCGCCGCACCTCGCTGGACGAACTGCCGCAGTTCATCAACGTGCTGCAGGGGCGCATGAGCATCGTCGGCCCGCGCCCGCATGCGGTGGCCCACAACGAGATGTACCGCCAGCTGATCAAGGCCTACATGGTGCGCCACAAGGTCAAGCCGGGCATCACCGGCTGGGCACAGATCAACGGCCACCGCGGCGAGACCGACACGATCGAGAAGATGCAGGCGCGGGTCGAATACGACCTCGAGTACCTGCGCAACTGGTCGCTGGGCCTCGACCTGGTGATCATCCTGCGAACCATCAAGACCATCCGCGGCGAGAGCAATGCCTACTGAGCACCGCCAGGGCTGGACCAGGCCCAGCCCGCCCCCCGAGGGGGTCAAGAAAACTTGGGGCTGCCCGGCGTTTTCTTGAGCGCCCGCCACGCACGCGCCAACCCACCGGAATACCCCACATGAACCAAGCCAAAGCGGGCCCGCGTGCCCTGACCACGCTGGCGGCCCTGCTGCTGGCCGCCTTTGCCGGCAGCGCCGGGGCCGAGACCAGCCCCTGGTACCTGGGCGCCTCGCAGTCCTTCACGCACGACTCCAACCTGCTGCGCCGCAATGGCGCGGCCGACGTGCCGGCCGGCTACTCGATGGCCGACACCATTGCCAGCAGCGCGCTGCTGGGCGGGCTCGACCAGCGCTGGGGCCGCCAGCAGCTCAATGCCAGCGCCACGGTGCGCGCCAACCGCTTCCAGAACAACAGCGTCTACAACAACACCAGCTACAGCCTCAACGGCACGCTGGCCTGGGAGACGGTGAACCGGCTGTCGGGCACGCTGAAACTGGCCTCCAGCCAGAACCTGGCCAGCTTTGCCGACAGCAATGCGCAGGCGGTGCGCAATGTCGAGCGCGCCAACCAGATCGATGCGCTGGCGCGCCTGGGCAGCAGCACCCGCGCCACGCTGGAGGCCGGCTTGGGCTGGAAGAGCCGCGACTACAGCGCCGCGGCCTACGACGTGTACGAGCTGCGCCAGACCTACGGCAGCCTGGGCGTCAAGTGGCGCTCGAGCGATCTGCTGCAGCTCGGTGCCGCGCTGCGCCTGACGCAGGGCCGCTACCCGCACTTTCCGTCGGCCACGGTCAGCGGCGCCTACGACCCCGACGCCTTCCGCCGCCAGGACATCGACTTCACCGCGCTGTGGAAGCCCAGCGGCGCCAGCTCGCTGTCGGCGCGCATCAGCCCCACCCGCACCCGCTATGACCGCGAGACCTC
This portion of the Aquabacterium sp. OR-4 genome encodes:
- a CDS encoding undecaprenyl-phosphate glucose phosphotransferase — its product is MFDSRSNRSFSTAPPSVTSLIATLLEPAITVLVYLAAMAWEGEEVGRADLTLCFLVIALTWPGINRFGDRLSNAAVGVLSSWITLLAILAAFGYGTRSLDFFDQNVLMFWAVVTPVLQLLAVRSGYLLLRQQSALPHNRRQAVVIGAGALGVKVARSVQSAAVQGIDVVGFFDDRTHERVHAEVGERRVGCLKDAAPFIRANGVKDVYITLPLGSQPRIIELLQELQGTTASIYFVPDVFGISIIQGRLQDIGGVPMVGLTETPFTGTNRLIKRISDIVLALLILVLISPLMAAVAIGVKLSSPGPAVFKQRRNGLDGEEIIVYKFRSMRAMDNGTVVKQATKGDPRITPFGAFIRRTSLDELPQFINVLQGRMSIVGPRPHAVAHNEMYRQLIKAYMVRHKVKPGITGWAQINGHRGETDTIEKMQARVEYDLEYLRNWSLGLDLVIILRTIKTIRGESNAY